In Agrobacterium sp. RAC06, a single window of DNA contains:
- a CDS encoding sulfite exporter TauE/SafE family protein — translation MPPIADILFFVALLAAAGAVAGLLAGVFGIGGGAVLVPVFYQVFGYAGIPEEVIMHLAVGTSTALIVPTSIRSFQAHRKRGAVDMDLLKGWTIAVPLGALLATVVAAYVSSEGLRLFFAVMGLVLAARMLFLSNRMHLGTELPGQPFRFLTGSAIGLFSGLMGVGGGVFNNTFMTLYGRPIHQAVATSSGVGVLISIPAFFGFIYAGWGEAGLPPFSTGYVNWIAFAVIFPIAMLVTPYGAQLAHRLNKRQLEMGFAVFLLFVSARFFWSLVG, via the coding sequence ATGCCGCCGATTGCCGATATCCTGTTTTTCGTCGCTCTTCTGGCGGCGGCCGGCGCTGTGGCGGGGCTGCTTGCCGGCGTCTTCGGGATTGGCGGGGGCGCGGTGCTGGTGCCGGTCTTCTACCAGGTCTTCGGCTATGCCGGGATCCCGGAGGAGGTGATCATGCATCTGGCTGTGGGAACCTCGACGGCGCTGATCGTGCCGACTTCGATCCGCTCGTTCCAGGCGCATCGCAAACGCGGGGCTGTTGATATGGACCTCCTCAAAGGCTGGACGATCGCGGTGCCGCTTGGCGCCCTTCTCGCCACCGTGGTCGCGGCTTACGTCTCGAGCGAAGGTCTTCGCCTGTTCTTCGCGGTGATGGGCCTGGTGCTTGCCGCCCGCATGCTGTTCCTCTCCAACCGGATGCATCTGGGCACAGAACTGCCGGGCCAGCCCTTCCGATTTCTCACCGGATCGGCAATCGGGCTTTTTTCCGGGCTGATGGGGGTTGGCGGCGGGGTGTTCAACAACACCTTCATGACGCTCTACGGCCGGCCGATCCACCAGGCGGTGGCGACGTCGTCAGGTGTAGGCGTCTTGATCTCGATCCCGGCCTTTTTCGGCTTCATCTATGCCGGCTGGGGCGAGGCGGGCCTGCCGCCCTTTTCCACCGGTTATGTCAACTGGATTGCCTTTGCGGTGATCTTCCCGATCGCTATGCTGGTCACGCCCTATGGCGCGCAGCTGGCGCACCGGCTGAACAAGCGGCAGCTGGAAATGGGGTTTGCGGTGTTTCTGCTGTTTGTGTCGGCGCGGTTCTTCTGGAGTTTGGTGGGGTAA